From the Streptomyces sp. Sge12 genome, the window CGGCGTAGGCCGGATCCTCACTGGCGCAGACGAGCAGCAGCCCGCCGTGCCCCGGCGTGCCGGGTATGTGCAGGCCGTGGCGCGCGGCGGCGGCCAGTACCTGCCGGCCGCCCGGGTCGTACACGCAGTACACGGCGTCGGGCCGGTCCGGTCCGGCGAAGGCCGGGTCGAAGGCGCGCCCCGCCGCGTCCTCGGGGTCGAAGGGGACCAGGAGCGGAGCCCGGCCGCGCTCCGCGCACCACTGTTCGTAGGCCGATGTGACGGCCCCCGTGTAGAACTCCCGGCCGTAACCGGCGTGCAGGGCGATCCGGCGGGCCCCGGACGCGGCGAGATGGTCGAGCACCTCCCGGGTGGTGGCGGTGTGGTCGTTGTCCACCCACAGGTCCCCCGGCCAGGGGTCGGGGGGCCGCCCGTCGAAGACCACCGGCAGACCCCGCGCCCGCAGGGCCCGCAGCACCGGGTCGCCGGCCGGACTGTCGAGCAGCAGCATCCCGTCCACGGCGAGGGTGTGCCACAACGGCTCGGCGCCCCGGTCGGCGGGCAGGGTGGTCAGGGCGTAGCCGTGGGCGTGCGCGGCGGAGGTCGCCGCGGTGAGCAGCCGGGAGAAGTAGGCGATCCCGACGAAGTCCCAGGCGTCCCCCGCGTACGTGGTCACGGCGACGCCGAGGCTGCGGGTGCGCGGGCCGCGGCGCGCTCCGTAGCCGAGCGCACCCGCCACCTCACGGACCCGCCGCCGGGTGGACCCGCCGAGGCGGCCGGTGCCGTTGAGCGCGTGCGAGACGGTCGCGGTGGAGACCTCGGCGGCGCGCGCGATGTCGGCGAGCGTCGGACCGGGGGCGGGCCCGTGGGCGGGCGGGGGTGCGGGCGGGGGCACGGGCACGCCGCCATCGTACGGATTTCGTCGCCGGGGGCGGCTTCTGGTTAAGCGGTTAATCAAACAGTGTCCTGGCCACACCGACGATTGGAGTGGGCATGACGTCTTCGCACCCTTCCGGCCACCTTTCCCGCCGGGGGCTCCTCGCGGCCGCCGGGGTCGCCGGGGTCACCGGAGCGGCCGGGCTGCTGGGGGCCGCCCCGGCCTCGGCCGCCCCCGCGCCCTCGGCCGCGTCCTCCACGGGGCGCGGTTCGGCGGCCCTGGTCGTCCACAGTGCCTCCGTGTTCACCGGGACCGGCGGCCGGGCGCCCGTCGAGGCCGTCGCCGTCGGACGGGACGGCAGGATCCTGGCCACCGGTACGAACGCGGCGGTGCGCCGGCACGTGGGCCGGGACACCGAGGTCGTCGACGCCCGCGGCAACACGGTCATGAGCGGCATCCACGACGGCCACGTCCACCCGCTCGGCGCGGGCGAACGCTCGCTGTCCCCCTCGCTGGAGGGTGCCGAGACCACCGTGGCCGAACTCCGGGAGATCCTGACCGGCTTCCTCGCCGAGACGGGCGGCGCGGCCGCGGAGCCCGACCGCTGGCTGGTGGTAGAGGACTGGAACCCGGTCGGGCTGCTCCCCGCGGGCACCCTTGCGCACCACTCGATCCTGGACGCGCTGGCGACCCGGCGGCCGGTCGCCCTCGTCGGCGGCGACGGGCACAACCTGTGGGCCAATCAGCGGGCCCTGGACATCGCCGGGATCACGGCGGCCACGCCCGACCCGGTCGGCGGCAAGGTCGTGAAGGGCGCGGACGGGCGGCCGACGGGCGTTCTCAAGGACGACGCCCAGAGCCTGGTCCGGCGGCACATACCGGAGCCCACCCGGGCCGACCTGGTCGCGGCGTGCGCGAAGGTGCTGGAACTGGCGGCCGCCTCCGGGGTCACGACGATGATGGACGCGCTGGTGGGACGGCACGAGCTGGAGCTGTACCGGGCGCTCTCGGCCGCGGGGAAGCTGCCGCAGCGGATCGTGCCGGCCATCCGGCTGGAGGCGGAGCAGACCAGGGACCCCGCGGGCTCGCTGGCGTACGCGCGGGGGCTGCGGCGGGAGTTCGAAGGGGTGCGGGGGCTCCGGTTCGGGATGATCAAGGTCTTCCTGGACGGGGTCATCGAGTACCCGGCGCAGACCGCCGCCCTGCTGAAGCCGTACCTCGACGGCAAGGGCGGCCCGACCGGCAACCGGGGCGAGCTGTACACCTCGGCGGCGGAGTACGGCCGCCTCGCCGCCGCCTTCAACCGGGCGGGCTGGCAGATGCACGCGCACGGACTCGGCGACCGCGCGGTGCGCACGGCACTGGACGGGTACGCGTACGCCGCTCGGGCGACGGGCCGGCGGGACGCCCGCAACGCCGTGGCGCACCTGCAACTCGTGGACCCGGCGGACCTGCGGCGCTTCGCGCAGTTGGGCGTCGCGGCGTGCATGCAGCTCCAGTGGGCGGCGGAGGACACCTGGACGATGGAGGCGCTGCTGCCCTACATCGGACCCGAGCGGCACCGGTGGATGTACCCGGCGCGGAGCCTGGAGAAGGCGGGGGCGCGGCTGTCGGGCGGCTCCGACTGGCCGGTGGACGCCCTTCAGGTGTGGAACCAGTTGCGGACGGCGATCGACCGCCAGGGCGCCTTCGGGGCGGGCCCGCTGTACCGCGAACTGGAGGCGCTGAGCCGGGACACGGTGCTGCGGATGCACACCTCGGGGACGGCGTGGCAGCTGCGCCAGGAGGGACTGACGGGCACGGTGGAGCCGGGCCGGGCCGCGGACCTGGTGGTGCTCGACCGGGACGTGAGGCGGTGCCCGGTGGCCGACATCAGCGGGACGGGGGTGCGGATGACCCTCGTCGGGGGCCGGGTGGTGCACGACGCGGATTCCGCGTCGGGCCGGGCGGCCTCGGCGCGGGTGGCCGGAGCGGCTTCGGCCGGCCCGCGGCCGGCCTCGTACGCAGCGGTGCACGCCGGGGGGCGGCACCACGCCTGCAAGCACTGACGGGGCGGAGGCGCGGGGCCCGTCGGGAAGCGGCGGGCCCCGGCCGCGCCCGGCCGGCGCCGCCGCCCGCCCGCCTGCCGGGCCGGATCGCCGCGCATCACGCCTACGGGGACGCCATCATGGGACCTGACGACCGGTAAGACCGGGGCAATACACCCATTTGCCACACCCGACGCGGAGGTCATCTCATATCTGAGATAGCGTGCCCCCATGGCAGACGACTACCTCGTACGCATCGGCAAGCTCATCCGTGACGCCCGGCAGCACCGGGGCTGGACGCAGAGTCAACTCGCGGACGCCCTGGGCACCAGCCAGAGCGCCGTGAACCGGATCGAGCGCGGCAACCAGAACATCAGCCTTGAGATGATCGCCCGTATCGGGGAAGCGCTCGACAGCGAGATCGTCTCCCTGGGCTACGCCGGCCCGATGCACCTGCGCGTGGTGGGCGGCCGCCGTCTGTCCGGCGCCATCGACGTCAAGACGAGCAAGAACGCGTGCGTCGCCCTGCTGTGCGCCTCCCTGCTCAACAAGGGCCGTACGGTGCTGAGGCGGGTGGCCCGCATCGAGGAGGTCTACCGCCTGCTGGAGGTCCTGAACTCCATCGGCGTCCGCACCCGCTGGATCAACGACGGCGTGGACCTGGAGCTGATCCCGCCGGCCCGCCTCGACATGGAGGCGATGGACGCGGACGCGGCCCGCCGGACCCGGAGCATCATCATGTTCCTGGGCCCGCTGCTGCACCGCATGGAGACCTTCCGGCTGCCCTACGCGGGTGGCTGCGACCTCGGCACCCGCACCATCGAGCCGCACATGATCGCCCTGCGCCGCTTCGGCCTGGACATCACCGCGACCGAGGGCATCTACCACGCGAAGGTCGTGCCCGGCATCTCCCCGGACCGCCCGATCGTGCTGACCGAGCGCGGGGACACCGTCACCGAGAACGCGCTGCTGGCCGCCGCCCGGCACGACGGCGTCACCGTCATCCGCAACGCCTCGTCCAACTACATGGTCCAGGACCTGTGCTTCTTCCTGGAGGCCCTGGGCGTCCGGGTCGAGGGCGTCGGCACCACCACGCTCACCGTGCACGGCGTCCCGAGCATCGACGTGGACGTGGACTACTCCCCCTCCGAGGACCCGGTCGAGGCGATGAGCCTGCTCGCCGCCGCCGTGGTCACGGAGTCGGAGCTCACCATCCGCCGGGTGCCGATCGAGTTCATGGAGATCGAGCTCGCGGTCCTGGAGGAGATGGGCCTGGACCACGACCGCTCGGCGGAGTACAACGCCGACAACGGCCGCACCCGGCTGGTCGACCTCACGGTCCGCCCCTCGAAGCTCGAAGCCCCGATCGACAAGATCCACCCGATGCCGTTCCCCGGGCTGAACATCGACAACGTCCCCTTCTTCGCGGCCATCGCCGCCGTCGCCCAGGGCCAGACCCTGATCCACGACTGGGTGTACGACAACCGGGCCATCTACCTGACGGACCTGAACCGCCTCGGCGGCCGCCTCCAGCTCCTCGACCCCCACCGCGTCCTGGTGGAGGGCCCCACCCGCTGGCGCGCGGCGGAGATGATGTGCCCGCCGGCCCTGCGCCCGGCGGTGGTCGTCCTCCTGGCGATGATGGCGGCGGAGGGCACGTCGGTCCTGCGCAACGTCTACGTCATCAACCGCGGCTACGAGGAACTGGCGGAACGCCTCAACTCGGTGGGCGCCCAGATCGAGATCTTCCGCGACATCTAGGAAGTCGCGACTGACGCAGGCCGGTTCACCCGAGACCCCCGCCACTCCCATGAGGAGAGTGACGGGGGTCTCGAGCATCGCCTTCCTGCTCCGTCCGTGGGCTCGCACCCCGCAGGGGAATGCACGGGCCGATGAACCTCCCGTACCGAACCTGCGTCTTCCGGCCCGATCGCCCCTACGCGCACAGGAGAAGAGACCGGTGACCGACAAGGACGTTGACCGGTAGGCAACACCTGAAGGCCGACGGCGTCCGGTCAGGCCCTGCTGATGTTGTAGGAGATGCCGCTGCCGGCGCAGCCTGCGTTCCGGTACGAGCCGGTGACGCGCCATCCCGTCGGGATGGGCGAGAAGGAGCACACGGACGCGTAGTTCGACGTGGCGACGTTCGCGATGGTGTAAGCGACACCGGTACCGGCGCAACCGGCGCTGGAATAGGAACTGGTGACGACCCACCCGGTCGGAAGGGGCGAGAAGGAACACACCGTCGCGTAGTTCGATGTGGTGATCTTCGCAATGCTGTAGGCCACACCCGTACCGGCACAACCGGCACTCGAATACGAGCTGGTGACGACCCACCCGGCCGGAATCGGCGAGAACGAACACACCGTCGCATAGTTCGACGTCGCTACGTTCCCGATGCTGTAAGCCACACCCGTACCGGCGCAACCGGCGCTGGAATACGAGCTGGTGACGACCCAACCGGCCGGAATCGGCGAGAACGAACACACCGTCGCGTAATTCGACGTCGCTACATTCCCGATGCTGTAAGCCACACCCGAACCGGCACAACCGGCACTCGAATACGAGCTGGTGACGACCCAGCCGGCCGGAATCGGCGAGAACGAACACACGGTGAGAGCGGTCTGCCCGGTCGCATCGGCGATGGAGTACGCGACACCGGTGCCGGGGCAGCCTGCGCTCGAGTACGAGCTGGTGACGACCCACCCGGCCGGTATCGGGGAGTTGGAGCAGACGATCGCGCTGCCCGCGAGCTTCTGCGGGGCGGCCTGTGACGGCGCGGCCGCCGCGGACATCATGCCCAGCAGCATCAATACAACCGTCACCACGTGCGGAATGCGGTTCCGTAAGGTTCTCAAAGCCGGCCTCATATTCATCTCTGCGCTTACGCTCGACGACTGCGTCGATGCAGCTGAGATGGTGTCAGAGACGCACCGGGCGTACCAGTGCAGAGAAGAGCAACCCCCTCTGCGAAGGTTGCCGCCTGGCCCGATCTGATCGGCGGCTGCCCTGATGGAGACGGTTCCGCCGCAGCGTCGTCGCCGAGAACGACGTGATCAAGTCGTTCTCGGCGATCCACGGCGTACGCATGCGCGGCCGGCGACGGCGGCTCAGGCCGCCTGGGGGGTGAAGGGGTGGAGGGAGTCCCTGCCCGGTTCGACGATGCCGTAGGTGCTCTCCGGGACCTCGTTCCAGGCGCCCGGCAGGTCACCGAGGGGTTCGGAGACGACCAGGCGGGTGTCGTCCGAGACCTCCTGGAGGAAGGCCATGTCCGGGTGCAGCCTGCGCAGCGCGTCCACGCGGCTGCTGTAGAAGAGCGTCCGCGACGCGCCCTGGCTGGAGTAGCGGAAGGCCCACAGGCGTTCGCCGTCGCTGATGGCGAGCGTCATCTGGATCGGGTACTCCACACCGTGCTCGTGGCCGATGCGTTCCACCACGCCCGTCATCCGGGCCACCGCGCCCGGCGGGTCCTCCTCCAGGCCGTAGGTGAGCGCCAGGTGGAACATCACCTCCGAGTCCGTCGTCCCCTCGACATTGGGATACAGCGCGGGGTCGATCAGCAGTGTGAGTTCCCGCCGCATGCGGTGGAATTCGGCGATGGCCCCGTTGTGCATGAACATCCAGCGGCCGTGCCGGAAGGGGTGACAGTTCGTCTGCTGCACCGCCGTCCCGGTCGACGCCCGGATGTGGGCGAAGAACAGCGGAGAGCGGACGTGGTCCGCGATCTCCCGCAGGTTGCGGTTGTTCCAGGCGGGGCCGATCTCCCTGAGCAGCGCCGGGGTGCCCGTGTGCTCCTCGGTGTACCAGCCGACGCCGAAGCCGTCGCCGTTCGTCGTCTCCACGCCCATCTTGGAGTGCAGGCTCTGGTCGATCAGGGAGTGGGCCGGTTTGTAGAGGATGGTTTCGAGCAGCAGGGGTGTTCCCGAATACGCGAGCCATCGACACATGAGCGATCACCTCGGGGTGCAACGCACGGTAGCCCTATCCATTGTGGGGTCACCCCCTGGTGATCGCCACGCCAGCGGGACCGGGATCAGGCCACTGTTCGGCCTGATGGGGCCCATGTCCTCGCCAGGGGCGCCGCGGGCGCGGCAGAATCGGGATTCCGTAGGACGAAGGGGCGGGGCGGCCATGGCGATGGGAACGAACTCCGGCGTGGACACGGGGTCGGAGGTGCCGGGGCTGGCCGGGGTGCCGTTGCTCGGGTCGCTCTTCGACCTGAAGTCCGACTCGCTCGGCACCTATCTGCGGGCCCAGCACCGGCACGGTGACCTGGTACGGATCACGGCCGGTCCGCCCGGCATGCGCGCCGAGTTGTACTGCGTCTTCTCCCCCGCGGGCGCCCAGCAGGTGCTCGCCACCGACGCGGCCCGCTTCCGCAAGGACAACCACTTCTACCAGGAGGTGCGGGACTCCTTCGGCAACGGGCTGCTGACCAGTCAGGACGAGGACTACCTGCGCCAACGCAGGCTCGTGCAGCCGCTGTTCACCCGGCGCCGGGTGGACGGCTACGCCGAGGCGGTCGCCGCCGAGACCGACGCGGTCATCGCCTCCTGGGGCCAGGCCCTCGACGGCGTCGTCGACGTCTCCGACGAGATGATGCACCTCGCCCTGCGCGCCGTCGCCCGCATCCTGTTCGGCACCGACGTCGAGGCCACCGCCGACGTGGTGGCCGAATGCTTCCCGGTGATCACCGACTACGTGCTGCGCCGCGGCTACTCCCCCGCGAACATCCCGCGCCACTGGCCCACCCCCGGGAACCGGCGGGCGGCCGCCGCGATGGACGAGCTGTACGGGGTCTGCGACAGGATCATCGCGCAGCGCCGGCGGGCCCCCGGCGCCGGTGCCGGGTCCCCCGGCGAGGACCTGCTGTCGCTGCTCGCCGCCGCCAAGAGCTCCGACGACGGGGAGTTCGACGCCTCCGAGCTGCGCGACCAGGTGCTGATCTTCCTCCTGGCCGGGCACGAGACGACCGCCACCTCCCTCTGCTTCGCCCTGCACCTGCTGGCCCGCCACCCCGAGCAGCAGGACCGGGCTCGCGAGGAGGTCTCCCGCGTACTGGGCGGCCGTACGCCCGGGGCCGCGGACCTGGACCGGCTCCCGTACCTCACCCAGGTGCTCAAGGAGGCGATGCGGCTCTATCCGGCCGCGCCGGTCATCGGGCGCAAGGCCGTCGCCGCCACCCGGATCGGGGAGCACACCATCCCCGCCGGCGCGGACGTGATCCTGGCACCGTGGGTGACGCACCGCCACCCCGCGTACTGGCCGGACCCGGACCGTTTCGACCCCGAGCGCTTCACTCCCGAGGCGGAGGCGGGGCGGCCGCGCTACGCGTGGTTCCCGTTCGGCGGGGGTCCGCGGGCCTGTATCGGACAGCACTTCTCGATGCTGGAGTCGGTGATCGCGCTGGCGATGATCCTGCGGGCGTACGCGTTCGAGGCCGTGGACACCGAGATCCCGGTCGGCGCCGGGATCACCCTGCGGACCGACGGACCGGCGCGCTGCCGGATCCGTCGCCTGGACGCCCGCTAGCGCGCGCCGGTCCCGGATATTGAGATGCGGGCAGGTCAGAGCAGGTAATAGGGTCGATGCCCGTGGAACCACTCACCGAGAAACAGATCCGTGCATCCTTCGTGAACTGCACCAAGGGCGAGGCGGCGCGGCTGCGACTGCCGCTCGACTTCACCGAACTGCCCTGGAAGGACCTGGATTTCCTGGGGTGGGTGGACCCGGGCGCGCCGCTGCGTGCGCATCTCGTACTGCCCCGGGAGGACGGCCCGCTGGGGATCTCGCTGCGCGTACCGTCCGTGGGCCGCACCAGCGTGGTGAAGTCCAGCCTGTGCCAGATCTGTCTGACCGGGCACGCCTCCTCCGGGGTCACCCTGCTGGCCGCCCCGCTCGCGGGCGCGCGCGGGCGTGAGGGCAACACGGTCGGCACCTACATCTGCGCGGACCTGGCCTGCCCCCTGTACGTGCGCGGCAAGCGGCAGCCGAAGCTGCGGGCCGGGCGCTACGAGGAGTCCCTGACGCTGGACGAGCGGCTGGCCCGGATGTCCGAGAACCTGGACGCCTTCGTGGCCCGCGTCACCGGGACCTGAGCACATGCGGCCGGCCCGCGTACGGCCTACGTGCGGTCGGCCGCCGGTTTGTGGTTGCCCTGGAGGCGTTCCAGGTCCGAGGGGCGGACCTGGATGACGAACAGCGCGATCACCGCCCCGACCAGGGTGAACAGCGAGGCCACGACGAAGGCCGAGGTAATGCCCGAGGTGAGGACCTGGTCGCCCCACGGCTTCGGGAGCTGCCCGGTGCGCGCGAAGAAGGCCTTCTGTACGGGGCTCGCGGTGCTGAGGAAGGCGGGCACCTGCTCCTTGGCCTCGTTGCGGCTCGCCGTGCCGTAGACGGTCACCAGGATCGACAGGCCCAGCGAGCCGCCCACCTGCTGCATCGTGTTCAGCAGACCGGACGCGGCGCCCGACTCCCGGTCGGTGACGTTGGACAGGGCCATCAGCGTCAGCGAGACGAACTGCAGGCCCATGCCGAGGGCGAAGAGCAGCATCGGGCCCAGGATGCTGCCCAGGTACGTCGAGTGGACGTCGATCTGCGTCAGCCAGGCCAGGCCGGCCGCCGAGGACAGCGCGCCGGTGACCATGAAGGGCTTGGGCCCGAACCTCGGCAGCAGCTTCGCGGTGAGGCCGGCGCCCACCGCGATCACCGCGCTGACGGGCAGGAAGGCGAGGCCGGCCTGGATCGGGCTGAAGCCCAGCACGATCTGCACGAAGAGGGTCAGGAAGAAGAACATGCCGAAGATCGCGCAGGCGAGCATGAGCATGATGCCGTAGGTCCCGGACCGGTTGCGGTCGGCGAACATGTGCAGCGGGGTGATCGGCTGGGGCGAGCGGCGCTCGTTGAGGATGAACAGGGACAGCAGGACCACGGCCGCACCGAAGGAGCCCAGCGTGACCGGGTCGCGCCAGCCCTCCTGGGAAGCCCGGATGAAGCCGTAGACGAGCGAGACCATGCCCAGGGTGGACAGCAGCGCGCCCGCGAAGTCGAAGTGCCCGGGATGGCGTTCGGACTCGTGCAGCACCTTGACGGCCAGTACCGCGATCACGATGGCGATGGGGACGTTGACGAAGAGCACCCAGCGCCAGTCGAGCCATTCGACGAGGATGCCGCCCGCGAGGAGTCCGATGGCGCCGCCGGCGGCCGAGACGCCGGCGAACACGCCGAACGCCCGGTTGCGGGCGGGGCCTTCGCGGAAGGTGGTGGTGATCAGCGCGAGGGAGGTCGGCGAGGCGATGGCGCCGCCGGCGCCCTGGAGGGCACGCGCGGCCATCAACTGGCCTTCGTTCTGGGCCAGTCCGCCCAGGAGCGAGGCGAGCCCGAACAGCAGGACGCCGAAGATGAAGACGCGTTTGCGGCCGAGGATGTCACCGGTGCGGCCACCCAGGAGCAGCAGTCCGCCGAAGGCGAGAGTGTAGGCGTTGACGACCCAGGACAGGCTCTCGGTCGAGAAGTTGAGCGCGCTCTGGATGTGCGGCAGCGCGATGTTCACGATCGTGATGTCGAGAACCACCATGAGCTGACAGGAGGCGATGACGAACAGGGCGAGTCCGTTGCCGCTTCCGCGGACCTTGCCGTCGGTCCCGTTACTGCTCGGCGATGCGTTCGGGTGCACCCTTTCGACGCTAAGCCCGCACTCCTGGGGTCACCACTCGAACAGCCTAGTAGTGGTGACATTTCACATGTCACACTACGATCATGGATGACTTCCTCAGGCTCTCCGCGGCCACGGCCCGCTTCACCCACGGCGCCCCGCGCGCCTTCTCCTTCGGGGACGAAGGCCGTCTGCTCTGGTTCCTCCGGTCGACCGGCCCCACCGACGCCTTCGACAGCCTCTGGGTGCTCGACACCACCACCGGCGCCGAGACCCGGCTCGCCGATCCCCGCGAGCTGTGCCCCGAGCCGGGCCCCCTCCCGGTGGCCGAACGCCGGCTGCGCGAGCGGACCCGGCTCGTCGCCGCCGGAATCGGCTCCTACGCCCTCTCCGGCGACGGCCTGCGCGCCGTCTTCGCGCTGTACGGACGCCTCTTCGAGGTCGCCGCGGACGGATCCGGGGCGCCCGCCGAGATCCCGGCCGCCGGACCCGCGCTGGACCCGCGGCCGAACGCCGACGGCTCGCGCACCGCCTACGTCGCCGACGACGTCCTGTACGTCGCCCCGGGCGGCCGGATCAGCCCCGACGACGGGGCCCGCTGGGGCCTCGCCGAATTCGCCGCCGCCGAGGAGCTCGGCCGTACCCGCGGCCACTGGTGGTCCCCGGACGGGACCACCCTGCTGGCCGCCCGCGTGGACGAATCCGCCCTCCAGCGGCGCTGGTTCGCCGACCCGGCGCACCCCGAACGGCCCGCCGAGGACTTCGCCTACCCCGAGGCGGGCGGACCCAACGCCGACGTCCAGCTGTGGGTGCTCGGCGACGGCGGGGCCCGGATACGGCTCGACTGGGACGCCGAGACCTACCCGTACGTCTCCGACGCGGGCTGGGAATCCGGGAGCGAGATCCTGCTCACCGTCCATGACCGGCTCCAGCAGAACGCCCTGCTGCTCTCCGCCGACCCGGCCACCGGCCGCACCCGGGAGCTGTCGCGCACCACCCACCCGCACTGGGTGGACCCGCTGGTCCCCGGCACCCCGGCCCGCCTCGCCGACGGGCGGATCCTGACCGCCGCCGACACCCCGGGCGGCGCCGCCCGCGCCCTCGCGGTGGACGGCGAACTGCTCACCGGGGACGGGATACAGGTCCGCGCCGTGGCCGGGGTGCACGAGGGCGGGCTGCTGATCGAGGCGGGCCTGCGCGACCCGTCCGAGCAGCAGGTCCTGTTGCTCGACCCGGACACCGGGGAACTGACCCCGCTCGCGGCGGGGCCCGGTGTGCACACCGTGTCCGCATCGGCCGGGACCCTCCTGCTGACCTGCGCCGACGCCGACGGGGTACGGCGCACCGTACGCACCCCCGACGGGCGGGAGTTCACCCCCGCCGACCTGTCCGAGCCGCTGCCGTACCGGGTGGAGGCGATCCTGGAGCGGGTCACCGAGCACGGCGTCCCCACCGCCCTCGTACTGCCCCGCGACCACGTCCCCGGCCGGCGGCTGCCCGTCCTGGTCGACGGCTACGGCGGCCCCGGCGCGCAGGACATCACCGCCGACCAGCGCCGCCGCCAGCACCGCCAGTGGTGGGCCGACCAGGGCTTCGCGGTGGTGACCGTCGACAACCGGGGGACCCCGTACGTCTCCCCCGCCTACACGCACGCCATGTACCGCGGCTTCTCCGGGGTCACCCTCGACGACCAGGTCGCGGCGCTCCATGCGCTCGCCGCCCGCCACACCGACCTCGACCTCGGCCGGGTCGGGGTGCGCGGCTGGTCGTACGGCGGCTACCTCGCGGCCATGGCCGTGCTGCGCCGCCCGGACGTCTTCCACGCGGCGGCGGCCGGGGCCGCGCCGACCGATTTCCGGCACTACGACACGGCGTACACCGAGCGGTACCTCGGTCTCCCGCAGGACCACCCGGAGGTCTACGAGCGGGACTCGCTGCTGCCCGACGCCCCCGGGCTGTCCCGCCCGCTGCTGCTGATCACGGGCCTGGCCGACGACAACGTCCACCCGTCCCACACCCTGCGCCTCTCCCAGGCCCTGACGGACGCGGGCCGCCCGCACCAGCTGCTGGCCCTGCCCGGCGTCACGCACATGGCCCCGGGCGGCACCCGGGAGAAGCTGATGGCCCTGGAGCTGGCGTTCTTCCGCCGCGAACTGGCCTGAGGGACAACAGCCGCACTCACACCGCCGCGTCCCCGGGCACACCCGCCGCGAAGGCGAGGATGGCGGGAACCGCTTCGCGCAGGCTCGCGAAGTGCCGGTGCACCCCGTGCACCGGGGACGCGGTGTTGACCCCCCACACCGTCATGCCGGCCCGCAGCCCGGACTCGACGCCGGACGGGGCGTCCTCGATGACCAGGCAGTCCTGCGGCGCGGCGCCCAGCCGGGCCGCCGCCAGGAGGTAGGGGACGGGTGAGGGCTTGCCCTCGTCGACGGCGGCGGCATCCACGACCAGGCCCGGGAGCGGCAGGCCCGTCCGGGCGAACCGGCCGCGCACCCGGTGTTCGTAGTTCGAGGTCACCAGGGCCCAGCGCGCCGCGGGCAGGCCGGACAGCAGCTCCGCCGCTCCGTCGAAGGCGGTGTAGTCACCGGTCCGGACGTCTTCGTCCTCCAGCGCGTGCAACGCGGCCAGGCACGCCCGCGGGTCCTGCTCGGGGGCCACCGCCGCGAACGTCTCCATCGGGCGCGTGCGCAGCGCCACCGCGTACACGGCCGCGGGGTCGAGTCCGTACCGGGCCGCCCAGGTCTCCCAGACGCGGCGCTGGTTGGCCACCGCGTCGATGAGCGTCCCGTCGACGTCGAAGAGGACATGGCGCGCGGAGCCCGGCCGGGCCGATGTGTTGGTCACGGCGCGATCATGCCATCAGCGCC encodes:
- a CDS encoding LacI family DNA-binding transcriptional regulator encodes the protein MPVPPPAPPPAHGPAPGPTLADIARAAEVSTATVSHALNGTGRLGGSTRRRVREVAGALGYGARRGPRTRSLGVAVTTYAGDAWDFVGIAYFSRLLTAATSAAHAHGYALTTLPADRGAEPLWHTLAVDGMLLLDSPAGDPVLRALRARGLPVVFDGRPPDPWPGDLWVDNDHTATTREVLDHLAASGARRIALHAGYGREFYTGAVTSAYEQWCAERGRAPLLVPFDPEDAAGRAFDPAFAGPDRPDAVYCVYDPGGRQVLAAAARHGLHIPGTPGHGGLLLVCASEDPAYAEAEPAVTTVTLNPERIAASAVSVLVNLIESGHAEPPGQLTVPAGLRVRASSLPPDMY
- a CDS encoding FBP domain-containing protein is translated as MEPLTEKQIRASFVNCTKGEAARLRLPLDFTELPWKDLDFLGWVDPGAPLRAHLVLPREDGPLGISLRVPSVGRTSVVKSSLCQICLTGHASSGVTLLAAPLAGARGREGNTVGTYICADLACPLYVRGKRQPKLRAGRYEESLTLDERLARMSENLDAFVARVTGT
- a CDS encoding helix-turn-helix domain-containing protein; this encodes MADDYLVRIGKLIRDARQHRGWTQSQLADALGTSQSAVNRIERGNQNISLEMIARIGEALDSEIVSLGYAGPMHLRVVGGRRLSGAIDVKTSKNACVALLCASLLNKGRTVLRRVARIEEVYRLLEVLNSIGVRTRWINDGVDLELIPPARLDMEAMDADAARRTRSIIMFLGPLLHRMETFRLPYAGGCDLGTRTIEPHMIALRRFGLDITATEGIYHAKVVPGISPDRPIVLTERGDTVTENALLAAARHDGVTVIRNASSNYMVQDLCFFLEALGVRVEGVGTTTLTVHGVPSIDVDVDYSPSEDPVEAMSLLAAAVVTESELTIRRVPIEFMEIELAVLEEMGLDHDRSAEYNADNGRTRLVDLTVRPSKLEAPIDKIHPMPFPGLNIDNVPFFAAIAAVAQGQTLIHDWVYDNRAIYLTDLNRLGGRLQLLDPHRVLVEGPTRWRAAEMMCPPALRPAVVVLLAMMAAEGTSVLRNVYVINRGYEELAERLNSVGAQIEIFRDI
- a CDS encoding class II glutamine amidotransferase, which gives rise to MCRWLAYSGTPLLLETILYKPAHSLIDQSLHSKMGVETTNGDGFGVGWYTEEHTGTPALLREIGPAWNNRNLREIADHVRSPLFFAHIRASTGTAVQQTNCHPFRHGRWMFMHNGAIAEFHRMRRELTLLIDPALYPNVEGTTDSEVMFHLALTYGLEEDPPGAVARMTGVVERIGHEHGVEYPIQMTLAISDGERLWAFRYSSQGASRTLFYSSRVDALRRLHPDMAFLQEVSDDTRLVVSEPLGDLPGAWNEVPESTYGIVEPGRDSLHPFTPQAA
- a CDS encoding cytochrome P450, yielding MAMGTNSGVDTGSEVPGLAGVPLLGSLFDLKSDSLGTYLRAQHRHGDLVRITAGPPGMRAELYCVFSPAGAQQVLATDAARFRKDNHFYQEVRDSFGNGLLTSQDEDYLRQRRLVQPLFTRRRVDGYAEAVAAETDAVIASWGQALDGVVDVSDEMMHLALRAVARILFGTDVEATADVVAECFPVITDYVLRRGYSPANIPRHWPTPGNRRAAAAMDELYGVCDRIIAQRRRAPGAGAGSPGEDLLSLLAAAKSSDDGEFDASELRDQVLIFLLAGHETTATSLCFALHLLARHPEQQDRAREEVSRVLGGRTPGAADLDRLPYLTQVLKEAMRLYPAAPVIGRKAVAATRIGEHTIPAGADVILAPWVTHRHPAYWPDPDRFDPERFTPEAEAGRPRYAWFPFGGGPRACIGQHFSMLESVIALAMILRAYAFEAVDTEIPVGAGITLRTDGPARCRIRRLDAR
- a CDS encoding amidohydrolase; protein product: MTSSHPSGHLSRRGLLAAAGVAGVTGAAGLLGAAPASAAPAPSAASSTGRGSAALVVHSASVFTGTGGRAPVEAVAVGRDGRILATGTNAAVRRHVGRDTEVVDARGNTVMSGIHDGHVHPLGAGERSLSPSLEGAETTVAELREILTGFLAETGGAAAEPDRWLVVEDWNPVGLLPAGTLAHHSILDALATRRPVALVGGDGHNLWANQRALDIAGITAATPDPVGGKVVKGADGRPTGVLKDDAQSLVRRHIPEPTRADLVAACAKVLELAAASGVTTMMDALVGRHELELYRALSAAGKLPQRIVPAIRLEAEQTRDPAGSLAYARGLRREFEGVRGLRFGMIKVFLDGVIEYPAQTAALLKPYLDGKGGPTGNRGELYTSAAEYGRLAAAFNRAGWQMHAHGLGDRAVRTALDGYAYAARATGRRDARNAVAHLQLVDPADLRRFAQLGVAACMQLQWAAEDTWTMEALLPYIGPERHRWMYPARSLEKAGARLSGGSDWPVDALQVWNQLRTAIDRQGAFGAGPLYRELEALSRDTVLRMHTSGTAWQLRQEGLTGTVEPGRAADLVVLDRDVRRCPVADISGTGVRMTLVGGRVVHDADSASGRAASARVAGAASAGPRPASYAAVHAGGRHHACKH